A stretch of Chloroflexota bacterium DNA encodes these proteins:
- a CDS encoding alpha/beta fold hydrolase: MPFANIRDLSVYFEQHGAGPRLLYISGTGGDLRRLPRVFDRPIASRFEILAYDQRGLGQTSRPDTACSMADYAKDAVALLDARGWDRCHMMGVSFGGMVAQEIAARYPQRIDKLVLACTSSGGIGGASYPLHLHTGDSLEMRARRQLMLSDVRRTPAWQQAHRDEFETLVSQLAAALGMGKDEPGRQTGYLRQLAARQMLDTYDRLPALSMPVFICGGRYDGIAPARNQYAMQRQIPHARVELFEGGHPFLLEDPAAYERIIAFLQEA, encoded by the coding sequence ATGCCGTTCGCCAACATTCGCGATCTGAGCGTGTATTTCGAGCAGCACGGCGCGGGGCCGCGCCTGCTGTACATCAGCGGCACGGGCGGCGATCTGCGCCGCCTGCCGCGCGTCTTCGACCGCCCGATTGCCAGCCGGTTCGAGATTCTGGCGTACGACCAGCGCGGGCTGGGGCAGACGTCGCGGCCGGACACGGCCTGCTCGATGGCCGACTATGCGAAGGACGCTGTCGCGCTGCTCGACGCACGCGGCTGGGACCGATGCCACATGATGGGCGTGTCGTTCGGCGGCATGGTGGCGCAGGAGATCGCGGCGCGCTACCCGCAGCGCATCGACAAACTCGTGCTGGCCTGCACCAGCAGCGGCGGGATTGGCGGCGCGTCGTACCCGCTCCACCTGCACACAGGCGATTCGCTGGAAATGCGGGCGCGCCGGCAACTGATGCTGAGCGATGTGCGCCGCACTCCCGCCTGGCAGCAGGCGCACCGCGACGAATTCGAGACGCTCGTCAGCCAGCTTGCGGCGGCGCTGGGGATGGGGAAGGACGAGCCGGGACGGCAGACCGGCTATCTGCGCCAGTTAGCGGCGCGCCAAATGCTCGACACGTATGACCGCCTGCCGGCGCTATCGATGCCGGTGTTCATTTGCGGCGGGCGGTACGACGGTATCGCGCCCGCCCGTAACCAGTATGCCATGCAGCGCCAGATACCGCATGCACGCGTCGAACTCTTTGAAGGCGGCCATCCGTTTCTGCTGGAGGACCCGGCCGCCTACGAACGCATCATCGCGTTTCTGCAGGAAGCCTGA
- the mutL gene encoding DNA mismatch repair endonuclease MutL, whose translation MPIHVLSDQLAAQIAAGEVIERPVSVVKELVENSIDAGATDIRIEIRDGGKRLIRVADNGTGIPSAEVELAFVHHATSKLDSSDDLFAIRTLGFRGEALPSIAAVAQATMLTRAALEEAGTEIRIVGGALEGRAPHAAPMGTVITVENLFFNIPARLKFLKSTTTEAGHVVDLVNRYALAYPHVRFSLQTESRQVFQTSGNGSMQDVLIAVYGLDTARQMIEVAANMPGADGDGVATTVSGYTSLPALTRANRSQMVFFVNGRSVQDRNLNFAVTEAYHTLVMVGRHPFCILRITLPPDEVDVNVHPTKAEVRFRDSHAIFSVVQRAVRAVLVSHQPVPDMPMAGQPSYDGERVVDTPLSPLLPVPPDYPPRPAGPHLWTPELDGAPRPLLPDVPRQTPLPSDEPLPMLRVLGQVARTYIVAEGPEGIFLIDQHAAHERVLYEQFKHEHASHAPVGQSLLEPLTLELTARQATRLESQIDLFQHVGFQLEPFGGSMFLVRAVPGIWGEGDPRQALAIILDELADEREWGHGRVAGPIDEAREARLIASVCKQAAIKAGRLLAPAEMHELIRRLESCRSPRTCPHGRPTMIRLGLDQLSREFGRI comes from the coding sequence ATGCCCATTCATGTTCTTTCTGATCAATTGGCGGCCCAGATCGCGGCCGGCGAGGTTATTGAGCGGCCGGTCTCGGTCGTCAAGGAACTGGTCGAGAACTCGATCGACGCCGGCGCGACCGACATCCGCATCGAGATTCGCGACGGCGGCAAGCGGCTCATCCGCGTCGCCGACAACGGCACCGGCATCCCGTCCGCCGAGGTCGAGCTGGCATTCGTACATCACGCGACCAGCAAACTCGATTCGAGCGATGACCTGTTCGCGATCCGGACGCTCGGCTTTCGCGGCGAGGCGCTGCCGAGCATCGCCGCGGTGGCGCAGGCCACGATGCTCACGCGCGCTGCGCTGGAGGAGGCGGGCACCGAAATTCGCATCGTCGGCGGCGCATTGGAGGGCCGCGCGCCACACGCCGCTCCGATGGGCACGGTGATCACGGTCGAGAACCTGTTTTTCAACATCCCGGCGCGCCTCAAGTTCCTGAAATCGACGACAACCGAGGCCGGGCACGTCGTCGATCTCGTCAATCGTTACGCGCTGGCCTACCCGCATGTCCGGTTCAGCCTGCAAACCGAGTCGCGGCAGGTGTTCCAGACGTCCGGCAACGGCTCGATGCAGGATGTGCTGATCGCGGTCTACGGCCTCGACACGGCGCGCCAGATGATCGAAGTGGCCGCGAACATGCCCGGCGCGGACGGCGATGGCGTGGCGACAACGGTCAGCGGCTACACATCACTGCCGGCGCTGACCCGCGCGAACCGGTCGCAGATGGTCTTCTTCGTCAACGGGCGCTCCGTTCAGGACCGCAACCTCAACTTCGCCGTGACAGAGGCGTACCACACGCTCGTGATGGTCGGCCGTCACCCGTTCTGCATTCTGCGCATCACGCTGCCGCCCGACGAGGTCGACGTGAACGTGCACCCGACCAAAGCCGAGGTGCGTTTCCGCGACTCGCACGCGATCTTCAGCGTCGTACAGCGCGCGGTGCGCGCCGTACTGGTCTCGCACCAGCCGGTACCCGACATGCCGATGGCCGGCCAACCATCGTACGACGGCGAGCGCGTAGTCGATACGCCGCTGTCGCCGCTGCTGCCCGTCCCGCCGGATTACCCGCCGCGACCGGCCGGGCCGCACCTGTGGACGCCGGAGCTCGACGGCGCGCCGCGACCACTACTGCCCGACGTGCCGCGGCAGACGCCGTTGCCGTCCGACGAGCCGCTGCCGATGCTGCGCGTGCTGGGCCAGGTGGCGCGCACGTACATCGTGGCCGAGGGGCCGGAGGGCATCTTCCTGATCGACCAGCATGCTGCGCACGAGCGGGTATTGTACGAGCAGTTCAAGCACGAGCATGCGTCGCACGCCCCGGTCGGTCAGTCGCTGCTGGAGCCGCTGACGCTCGAACTGACCGCGCGCCAGGCGACACGGCTGGAGTCGCAAATTGACCTGTTCCAGCACGTTGGTTTCCAGCTTGAGCCGTTTGGCGGTAGCATGTTTCTCGTGCGCGCCGTGCCGGGCATCTGGGGCGAGGGCGATCCGCGCCAGGCGCTGGCCATCATACTCGACGAACTGGCCGACGAACGCGAATGGGGCCACGGACGGGTGGCTGGCCCGATTGACGAAGCACGCGAGGCGCGGCTGATCGCGTCGGTCTGCAAGCAGGCGGCGATCAAGGCGGGGCGACTGCTGGCGCCGGCTGAAATGCACGAGTTGATTCGCCGGCTGGAAAGTTGCCGGTCGCCGCGCACCTGCCCGCACGGCCGCCCGACGATGATTCGCCTCGGCCTCGACCAGTTGTCGCGCGAGTTTGGCCGCATCTAA
- the fabG gene encoding 3-oxoacyl-ACP reductase FabG, giving the protein MFSLDGKIALVTGGARGLGRADCLALSEAGARVVAADVNETGAENTAEMARAMGRDALALKVDVRDRAQVKAMIQRIKQEFGAAPDILVNNAATLDNTAQVQDMPDELWDRDIAVNLTGAYNVTKALWPELMAKKWGRVISMASVAGTMGGFGQASYAATKAALIGFTRTLALEGARHGITANAIVPGIIGTEAFGKIPDAMRDRMRARVAMRREGEPRDIATLVVFLASPEARYITGAAVPVTGGLHLFTF; this is encoded by the coding sequence ATGTTCTCACTGGACGGCAAGATTGCACTGGTCACCGGCGGCGCGCGAGGGCTGGGTCGCGCCGATTGTCTCGCACTGTCCGAAGCCGGTGCGCGCGTCGTGGCGGCGGACGTCAACGAGACGGGCGCCGAGAACACGGCCGAGATGGCGCGCGCCATGGGGCGCGATGCGCTTGCGCTGAAAGTCGATGTGCGCGACCGCGCGCAGGTCAAGGCGATGATCCAGCGCATCAAGCAGGAGTTCGGCGCGGCGCCGGACATCCTGGTCAACAATGCGGCCACGCTCGACAACACAGCGCAGGTGCAGGACATGCCGGACGAGTTGTGGGATCGCGACATCGCGGTAAACCTGACCGGCGCGTATAACGTGACCAAGGCGCTCTGGCCCGAACTGATGGCCAAGAAGTGGGGACGCGTCATCAGCATGGCGTCGGTGGCGGGCACCATGGGCGGCTTCGGCCAGGCGAGCTATGCGGCGACGAAGGCCGCGCTGATCGGCTTCACGCGGACGCTGGCGCTCGAAGGCGCGCGGCACGGCATCACCGCCAACGCCATTGTCCCCGGCATCATCGGCACCGAGGCGTTCGGCAAGATCCCGGATGCGATGCGCGACCGCATGCGCGCGCGCGTGGCGATGCGCCGCGAAGGCGAACCGCGCGACATTGCGACCCTGGTCGTTTTCCTGGCATCGCCGGAAGCGCGCTATATCACGGGCGCGGCCGTTCCGGTCACCGGTGGACTGCACCTGTTCACGTTTTAG
- a CDS encoding dihydrodipicolinate synthase family protein: MALNLSGVFPACVTPYDADGNASPKRFAANVARWEKAGLHGYLVLGSTGEFQYMDEAERGKLIEGARAAIPANKTMMVGAGHETTRMTIRYCKQAASLGADCVLVVTPVYYTRGKEDAQRKYYFDVADASPIPVLVYNVPGFTAYNISPEFVASVSGHPNIVGMKDSAGDAGQIFDTIRLTDPNFAVFTGNARILYQTLAVGGRGSILAAGNPLGHAYVGIYETFKRGDTASALAQQKEVRAAEQKLSAFGIAGWKYAMDVMGWEGGEPRLPILPLGDEAKAKIRAIMESLKLAA; this comes from the coding sequence ATGGCCCTGAATCTAAGTGGAGTTTTCCCCGCCTGCGTCACCCCCTACGACGCCGACGGCAACGCTTCGCCCAAGCGCTTTGCGGCGAACGTCGCGCGCTGGGAGAAGGCCGGACTGCACGGCTACCTGGTGCTCGGCTCGACCGGCGAGTTCCAGTACATGGACGAAGCCGAGCGCGGCAAGCTGATCGAAGGCGCGCGCGCGGCGATCCCGGCCAACAAGACGATGATGGTCGGCGCCGGGCACGAGACCACGCGCATGACGATCCGCTACTGCAAGCAGGCCGCGTCGCTCGGCGCGGACTGCGTGCTGGTCGTGACGCCGGTCTACTACACGCGCGGCAAGGAAGACGCCCAGCGCAAGTATTACTTTGACGTCGCCGACGCCTCGCCGATCCCGGTGCTGGTTTACAACGTGCCGGGCTTCACGGCGTACAACATCTCGCCGGAGTTCGTCGCCAGCGTGTCCGGCCACCCGAACATCGTCGGCATGAAGGACAGCGCGGGCGATGCCGGGCAGATCTTCGACACGATCCGACTGACCGACCCGAACTTCGCGGTTTTCACCGGTAATGCGCGCATCCTGTACCAGACGCTGGCTGTCGGCGGGCGCGGCAGCATCCTGGCCGCGGGCAACCCGCTCGGCCACGCCTACGTAGGGATATACGAAACGTTCAAGCGCGGCGATACGGCCTCCGCGCTGGCCCAGCAGAAGGAGGTCCGCGCGGCGGAGCAGAAGCTCAGCGCGTTCGGCATCGCCGGCTGGAAGTACGCGATGGACGTGATGGGCTGGGAGGGCGGCGAACCGCGCCTGCCGATCCTGCCTTTGGGCGACGAGGCGAAAGCCAAGATTCGCGCCATCATGGAGTCGCTGAAGCTGGCGGCGTAG
- a CDS encoding DMT family transporter encodes MNAYLVLLGGIIATAFAAVFIRLADAPALVIAAFRLGLASLVLLPVAAARDGAQMRRLSRSALGWALLSGLMLAVHFGTWITSLQYTSVASSVVIVTSSPVWVALASVALLRERLKRITVAGIALAVAGGALIGGGDLTLGGNALYGDLLALVGAWSVAGYFLLGRRLRHELTLVPYIATVYSVAALALLAAVLAGNLPLTGYSAQTYLMFVLLAAVPQLLGHSAYNFALRHLSATLVSVATLGEPIGSTLLAALILGEQPPAVVLIGGLVVLGGIALVTAGERT; translated from the coding sequence TTGAACGCATACCTTGTCCTGCTGGGCGGCATTATCGCCACGGCGTTTGCCGCCGTCTTTATCCGCCTGGCCGACGCGCCGGCGCTGGTCATTGCCGCTTTTCGGCTCGGGCTGGCGTCGCTCGTGCTGCTGCCGGTCGCGGCCGCGCGGGACGGCGCGCAAATGCGACGGTTGTCGCGCAGCGCGCTCGGATGGGCGCTGCTGTCCGGCCTGATGCTGGCGGTGCATTTCGGTACCTGGATCACATCGCTGCAGTACACATCGGTCGCCAGTTCGGTCGTGATCGTGACCTCGTCGCCGGTCTGGGTGGCGCTCGCTTCGGTCGCGCTGCTGCGAGAGCGGCTGAAGCGTATCACCGTCGCCGGCATTGCGCTCGCAGTGGCGGGCGGCGCGCTGATCGGCGGCGGTGATCTGACGCTGGGTGGCAACGCCCTGTATGGCGACCTGCTGGCGCTCGTCGGAGCATGGAGTGTCGCCGGATACTTTCTGCTGGGCCGGCGATTGCGCCACGAATTGACGCTCGTTCCGTATATCGCGACCGTCTATTCCGTCGCGGCACTGGCTCTGCTGGCGGCGGTGCTGGCCGGCAACCTGCCGCTGACCGGGTACTCGGCGCAAACGTACCTGATGTTCGTGCTGCTGGCCGCGGTGCCGCAACTGCTAGGTCATTCTGCGTACAATTTCGCACTACGCCATTTGAGTGCCACACTGGTCAGCGTGGCGACGCTGGGTGAACCGATCGGCTCGACTCTGCTGGCCGCGCTGATCCTGGGCGAGCAGCCGCCGGCTGTCGTGCTGATCGGCGGTTTGGTGGTACTCGGCGGCATCGCGCTCGTCACGGCCGGCGAACGCACCTGA
- a CDS encoding pyrimidine 5'-nucleotidase, translated as MIKTILFDVDDTLYPRSSSLFPMIRNKIIQYMIDYLGLSRPEAMTLRERYLKEYGTATRGLMINDHINVHEYLAYVHDVPVSEALQPDSELDAILGQINVEKCLFTNATRQHGINVVEALGITRRFTRVFGLEDFNYISKPDPRPYQVALATLGVPGAEVALLEDSPVNLEAGRAAGMTSILVGDAPYAGPTFDYHIARVHDVLAVARRLGVAT; from the coding sequence ATGATCAAGACCATTCTGTTTGACGTGGACGACACACTGTACCCGCGCTCATCCTCACTGTTCCCGATGATCCGCAACAAGATCATCCAGTACATGATCGACTACCTGGGACTGAGCCGCCCGGAGGCGATGACGCTTCGCGAACGCTACCTCAAGGAATACGGCACGGCGACGCGCGGCCTGATGATCAACGACCACATCAACGTTCACGAGTACCTCGCCTACGTCCACGATGTGCCGGTCTCAGAGGCATTGCAACCCGACTCCGAACTCGACGCTATCCTGGGGCAGATCAACGTCGAGAAGTGCCTGTTTACCAACGCCACGCGGCAGCACGGTATCAACGTCGTGGAGGCGCTGGGCATCACGCGGCGCTTTACGCGCGTGTTCGGACTGGAAGATTTCAACTATATCAGCAAGCCCGACCCGCGCCCCTATCAGGTAGCGCTTGCCACGCTGGGCGTGCCCGGCGCGGAGGTTGCGCTGCTGGAAGACAGCCCGGTCAATCTGGAAGCCGGGCGCGCCGCCGGCATGACGTCGATTCTGGTTGGCGATGCACCGTACGCCGGCCCGACATTTGACTACCACATCGCGCGCGTGCACGATGTGCTGGCGGTCGCACGCCGACTGGGAGTTGCCACATGA
- the corA gene encoding magnesium/cobalt transporter CorA encodes MINAYARRTDANGRVNEARAVPVEEGLALLSAPGGHVWFDVIAESEADFAWLEQSFHFHPLTIDDCRQHDARAKISDYDGYLFITLHTPIVNADETTSDEIHVFLSERYFVTVHDTPNSVITALVEIQSKNFQLSEWGTSFLFYRLGDLAVDAYFPVLDEVADRVDDLEDQIVNVATRDQLSGIFTLKRDLVFLRKTLGPMREVFNALLIRRYPLIDERSLVYMRDVYDHVVRFYDIIDTYRDLASSALDTYLSSVSNNLNDVMKRLTIITTIFMPLTFVTGFFGMNFQHLPFDSDIIFWVAMTTMLGSAVGMLIFYRRKGWL; translated from the coding sequence ATGATCAACGCCTACGCTCGCCGGACCGACGCCAACGGGCGCGTGAACGAAGCGCGCGCGGTGCCTGTCGAAGAAGGACTCGCCCTTCTTTCCGCGCCCGGCGGCCATGTCTGGTTCGACGTGATCGCCGAGTCCGAGGCCGACTTCGCCTGGTTGGAGCAGTCGTTTCATTTCCACCCGCTGACCATTGACGACTGCCGCCAGCACGACGCGCGCGCCAAGATCAGCGACTACGACGGGTACCTGTTCATCACGCTGCACACGCCGATCGTCAACGCCGACGAGACGACCAGCGACGAAATCCACGTCTTCCTGAGCGAGCGCTATTTCGTCACGGTCCACGACACGCCGAACTCCGTGATCACTGCGCTGGTCGAAATCCAGTCCAAGAACTTCCAGTTGAGCGAATGGGGCACATCGTTCTTGTTCTACCGGCTCGGCGACCTGGCCGTCGACGCCTACTTCCCGGTCCTCGACGAGGTCGCCGACCGGGTCGACGATCTCGAAGACCAGATCGTCAATGTCGCGACGCGCGACCAGTTATCCGGCATCTTCACGCTGAAGCGCGACCTCGTCTTCCTGCGCAAGACGCTCGGACCGATGCGCGAGGTGTTCAACGCATTGCTCATCCGACGCTACCCGCTGATCGATGAGCGATCGCTCGTCTACATGCGCGACGTGTACGACCACGTCGTGCGGTTCTACGACATCATCGACACCTACCGCGACCTTGCCAGTTCGGCGCTCGACACCTATCTTTCCAGCGTGTCAAACAATCTGAACGACGTGATGAAGCGCCTGACGATCATCACGACCATCTTCATGCCGTTGACCTTTGTGACTGGGTTCTTCGGCATGAACTTCCAGCACCTGCCGTTCGACAGCGACATCATATTCTGGGTCGCCATGACCACCATGCTGGGCAGCGCCGTTGGAATGCTGATATTCTATCGCCGCAAAGGCTGGCTCTAG
- a CDS encoding 8-oxoguanine deaminase: MAAPSNRFTTSACYNGAVKTTLIRHAHLVATFDDRRREIRDGAILVRGHLIEQVGATSELPSGADETIDARDHVIIPGLINCHHHLYQTLTRAVPGAQDGTLFQWLVTLYPIWANLTAQAIYISALTGLSELLLSGCTTVADHLYIYPNGARIDDEIRAAQEIGVRFHPTRGSMSLGESQGGLPPDRVTENEEAILRDTRRAIEAYHDPAPYSMCRVGVAPCSPFSVTTDLMRQSAELARAYGVRCHTHLAETADEDQFCLEKFGRRPLEYAEDVGWVGDDVWYAHGVWFDPAEIGRIGRSGSGIAHCPTSNMRLGSGVAPLLNWLSHGVKVGLGVDGSASNDSGHLLAETRQAMLLQRVTHGPAALTARQALELGTRGGAAVLGRTDIGALAPGMAADLAMFDLNQLAYAGAWHDPLAALVFCAPQTASLVMVNGRLVVREQHLTTIELGPVIEQHNRIARAMVDGPR, from the coding sequence ATTGCTGCGCCAAGTAACCGTTTTACGACCTCGGCGTGCTATAATGGCGCTGTGAAGACCACGCTCATCCGCCACGCCCATCTGGTCGCGACGTTTGATGACCGGCGACGCGAGATCCGAGACGGCGCAATCCTCGTGCGCGGCCATCTGATCGAGCAGGTCGGCGCGACGTCTGAGTTGCCATCCGGGGCCGACGAGACCATCGATGCGCGCGATCATGTCATTATCCCCGGCCTGATCAACTGCCATCACCACCTGTATCAGACGTTGACTCGCGCGGTGCCCGGCGCGCAGGATGGCACGCTCTTCCAATGGCTGGTCACGCTCTACCCGATCTGGGCCAATCTGACGGCGCAGGCTATCTATATTTCAGCGCTGACCGGTCTGAGCGAGCTGCTGTTGAGCGGCTGCACGACAGTCGCCGACCACCTCTACATCTACCCGAACGGCGCGCGCATCGACGACGAGATTCGCGCCGCACAAGAGATCGGCGTGCGCTTCCACCCGACGCGCGGCAGCATGTCGCTAGGCGAATCGCAGGGCGGCCTGCCGCCGGACCGGGTCACTGAGAACGAAGAGGCGATCCTGCGCGACACGCGCCGGGCCATTGAAGCGTACCACGACCCGGCGCCGTACTCGATGTGCCGCGTTGGCGTGGCGCCGTGCTCGCCGTTCTCGGTCACGACCGACTTGATGCGCCAGTCGGCGGAACTTGCGCGCGCTTATGGCGTGCGCTGCCACACCCATCTGGCCGAGACCGCCGACGAAGACCAGTTCTGTCTCGAGAAGTTCGGCCGCCGCCCGCTCGAGTACGCCGAGGATGTCGGCTGGGTCGGCGACGATGTCTGGTACGCTCACGGGGTGTGGTTCGACCCGGCGGAGATCGGTCGCATCGGCCGGTCGGGCAGCGGCATCGCACACTGCCCCACCTCCAATATGCGCCTCGGGTCCGGCGTCGCGCCGCTGTTGAACTGGCTATCCCACGGCGTCAAGGTCGGGCTCGGTGTGGATGGCAGCGCCAGCAACGATTCCGGCCATCTGCTGGCCGAAACGCGCCAGGCGATGCTGCTGCAGCGCGTGACGCATGGCCCGGCCGCGCTGACCGCGCGCCAGGCGCTGGAACTCGGCACGCGCGGCGGCGCGGCGGTGCTCGGCCGCACGGATATCGGCGCGCTCGCGCCCGGCATGGCGGCCGATCTGGCGATGTTCGACCTGAACCAACTCGCCTATGCCGGCGCATGGCACGACCCGCTGGCCGCGCTCGTCTTCTGCGCGCCGCAGACCGCCAGCCTGGTGATGGTCAACGGCCGCTTGGTGGTCCGCGAGCAGCATCTCACGACAATTGAACTCGGCCCCGTGATCGAGCAGCACAACCGCATTGCGCGGGCCATGGTCGACGGTCCGCGCTAG
- a CDS encoding BMP family ABC transporter substrate-binding protein: protein MVRKLFLISALLALLLLAACSPSTPTPPTAAKPFTFGVVLVGPKDDHGWSEAHYNAGLYLEKKLPGSKMVWLDKVNPADRKGTTLEQVIDDMVKQGAKLIFTTSDDFKDDSRAYAQKHADVTIMHISGDDVLTKKNPPNLGNYMGRMEYGKMIAGCAAALTSQTGKIGYLGPLINDETRRLAASVFLGAKYCWTTVRAKPAADLKFEVRWIGFWFNIPGVTLDPTKVSNDFYNGGFDVVLSGIDTTQALVQAGEAAKAGKKVWAIPYDFRDACNEAASVCLGVPYFNWGPGYLKLANAYNAKTWKPEFEWLAPDWKDINNADTSPVGWVPGPALAADNKTKVDAFIKGLADGSIDLWKGELKLQDGSVYLKAGEKATDNQIWFLPQLLQGMDGASK from the coding sequence ATGGTTCGCAAGCTGTTTCTAATCAGTGCGCTGCTCGCCCTGCTGCTGCTGGCAGCCTGCAGCCCGTCGACCCCCACCCCGCCGACGGCGGCCAAGCCGTTCACGTTTGGCGTCGTGCTGGTCGGCCCCAAGGACGACCACGGCTGGAGCGAAGCGCATTACAACGCCGGATTGTACCTGGAGAAGAAGCTCCCCGGTTCCAAGATGGTCTGGCTCGACAAGGTGAACCCGGCCGACCGCAAAGGCACCACGCTCGAACAGGTTATCGATGACATGGTGAAGCAGGGCGCCAAGCTTATCTTCACCACGTCCGACGACTTCAAAGACGATTCCCGCGCGTACGCGCAGAAGCACGCCGACGTCACGATCATGCACATCTCCGGCGACGACGTGCTGACCAAGAAGAACCCGCCCAACCTCGGCAACTACATGGGCCGCATGGAATACGGCAAGATGATCGCCGGGTGCGCTGCCGCACTGACCTCGCAGACCGGCAAGATCGGCTACCTCGGCCCCCTCATCAACGACGAAACGCGCCGCCTGGCTGCCTCCGTCTTCCTCGGCGCCAAGTATTGCTGGACGACCGTGCGCGCCAAGCCGGCCGCCGACCTGAAGTTCGAAGTCCGCTGGATCGGCTTCTGGTTCAATATTCCCGGCGTCACACTCGACCCGACGAAGGTCTCCAACGACTTCTATAATGGCGGCTTCGACGTCGTCCTGAGCGGCATCGACACGACGCAGGCGCTGGTGCAGGCCGGCGAAGCGGCGAAAGCCGGCAAGAAGGTCTGGGCGATCCCGTACGACTTCAGGGACGCCTGCAACGAAGCCGCCTCAGTCTGCCTCGGCGTGCCTTACTTCAACTGGGGCCCCGGCTACCTGAAACTGGCCAACGCATACAACGCCAAGACGTGGAAGCCGGAGTTCGAGTGGCTTGCGCCGGACTGGAAGGACATCAACAACGCCGACACCAGCCCGGTCGGCTGGGTGCCCGGCCCGGCACTCGCCGCCGACAACAAGACGAAGGTGGATGCGTTCATCAAAGGTCTGGCCGATGGCTCGATCGACCTGTGGAAGGGCGAGCTGAAGTTGCAGGACGGATCGGTCTATCTGAAGGCCGGCGAGAAGGCCACCGACAACCAGATCTGGTTCCTGCCCCAACTGCTGCAGGGCATGGACGGAGCCAGCAAGTAG